From a single Aggregatilinea lenta genomic region:
- the rplS gene encoding 50S ribosomal protein L19 — protein MTDLIQALQTTRTDLPQLAPGDTVRVHVRIVEGSRERIQVFQGVIIRLRKGGNDANFTVRRIASHSVGVERTFLLNSPRVEKIEVMRHAKVRRAQLYYMRELRGKAARLKERRA, from the coding sequence ATGACCGACCTTATTCAGGCTCTGCAAACCACCCGCACCGACCTCCCCCAGTTGGCTCCGGGCGACACGGTGCGCGTTCACGTCCGCATTGTCGAAGGTAGTCGCGAGCGTATCCAGGTCTTCCAGGGCGTGATCATTCGCCTGCGCAAGGGCGGCAACGATGCCAACTTCACCGTGCGCCGTATCGCCAGCCACAGCGTCGGCGTCGAGCGTACCTTCCTGCTCAACAGCCCGCGCGTCGAGAAGATCGAAGTGATGCGCCACGCCAAGGTGCGCCGCGCGCAGCTCTACTACATGCGCGAGCTCCGGGGCAAGGCTGCCCGCCTGAAGGAACGCCGCGCCTAG
- a CDS encoding ferritin-like domain-containing protein: MDKQALIDALNEDLSGELQAIIQYLTYSSRVTGPWRPQLVSFMQAEIPDELGHAQFLADKIAALGGTPTTKARAVPEAAEPHAMLEAILEAERGAVKGYTERAKQAEEFGDKGLVVQLEDMIRDETGHAEETAKLLKNWQ, encoded by the coding sequence ATGGATAAGCAAGCATTGATCGATGCGTTGAACGAGGATTTGTCCGGCGAACTGCAAGCAATTATTCAGTACCTGACCTATTCTTCCCGCGTGACCGGTCCCTGGCGTCCGCAGCTGGTGTCGTTCATGCAGGCCGAGATCCCGGACGAGCTGGGCCACGCGCAGTTCCTGGCCGACAAAATCGCCGCGCTGGGCGGCACACCCACCACCAAAGCGCGTGCCGTGCCGGAAGCTGCCGAGCCGCACGCCATGCTGGAAGCGATTCTCGAAGCCGAACGCGGCGCGGTCAAGGGCTATACCGAGCGCGCCAAGCAGGCCGAAGAATTTGGCGACAAGGGCCTCGTCGTGCAGCTTGAAGACATGATCCGCGACGAAACCGGCCACGCCGAAGAGACCGCCAAGCTGCTCAAGAACTGGCAGTAA
- a CDS encoding SRPBCC family protein, whose translation MQPTSDNETSIRRAVTVHVPPVHAFRAFTQGMGSWWPSKYTWAQQDLKDIFIEPNEDGHAIEQDTHGHEREWGRVLDIEPPNRIVFSWQIAPDRSFQPDLARSSEVEVRFVAEGPSRTRVELEHRSFDRYEDAADWYREGLSGAWTELLDAYAAAVDAG comes from the coding sequence ATGCAGCCAACCAGCGACAACGAAACCAGTATCCGCCGCGCCGTGACCGTGCACGTGCCGCCGGTTCACGCCTTCCGTGCGTTCACGCAGGGCATGGGGTCGTGGTGGCCGAGCAAGTACACCTGGGCGCAGCAGGATTTGAAAGACATTTTCATCGAACCAAACGAAGACGGGCACGCCATCGAGCAGGACACGCACGGCCACGAGCGCGAATGGGGCCGCGTGCTCGACATCGAGCCACCCAACCGGATCGTGTTCTCGTGGCAGATCGCGCCCGACCGCTCGTTCCAGCCGGATCTGGCGCGGTCGAGTGAGGTCGAGGTGCGCTTCGTCGCGGAGGGACCATCGCGCACACGCGTCGAGCTGGAACACCGCTCCTTCGACCGTTACGAGGACGCGGCGGACTGGTATCGTGAGGGCCTCAGCGGGGCGTGGACCGAACTGCTCGACGCCTATGCAGCGGCGGTAGACGCGGGCTAG
- a CDS encoding DNA-methyltransferase has product MTKPRAPRNRTITLSEAERARYAARLLRLDGPVALPDVLDRTICQDVFEILDWLPARSVDLLFADPPYNLAKSFNDRAFVPLPADEYEAWLDAWLARLVPALKPTASVYLCGDWRSSAAIQRAAERLFTVRSRITWEREKGRGARHNWKNASEDIWFCTVSDDYHFDVDAVKLKRRVVAPYTDGAGRPKDWDDSAGGRFRLTHPSNLWTDLTVPFWSMPENTDHPTQKPEKLLAKILLASSRPGDVVLDPFLGSGTTSVVAKKLGRHFVGVEIDADYCCLAEKRLDLAAQNPRIQGYDDGVFWERNAK; this is encoded by the coding sequence GTGACGAAGCCCCGCGCGCCGCGTAACCGCACGATTACGCTCAGCGAGGCCGAGCGAGCGCGCTACGCCGCGCGGCTGCTGCGTCTGGACGGTCCCGTCGCGCTGCCGGACGTGCTCGACCGCACCATCTGCCAGGACGTGTTCGAGATCCTCGACTGGCTGCCCGCGCGCAGCGTCGATCTGCTGTTCGCCGATCCGCCCTATAACCTTGCCAAGTCCTTCAACGACCGCGCGTTCGTGCCGCTGCCCGCCGATGAGTACGAGGCGTGGCTGGACGCGTGGCTGGCGCGGCTGGTCCCGGCGCTGAAGCCGACCGCGTCCGTGTATCTGTGCGGCGACTGGCGCTCCTCGGCGGCGATTCAGCGCGCGGCGGAACGTCTTTTCACCGTGCGCAGCCGCATCACATGGGAGCGTGAGAAGGGGCGCGGCGCTCGGCACAACTGGAAAAACGCCTCCGAAGACATCTGGTTCTGCACCGTCTCCGACGACTATCACTTCGACGTGGACGCAGTCAAACTCAAGCGGCGCGTGGTGGCCCCGTACACCGACGGCGCAGGTCGCCCCAAGGACTGGGATGATAGCGCGGGCGGGCGCTTCCGCCTGACGCACCCCTCAAACCTGTGGACCGACCTCACCGTGCCGTTCTGGTCCATGCCGGAAAACACGGATCACCCCACGCAAAAGCCGGAAAAGCTGCTCGCCAAGATCCTGCTCGCCAGTTCGCGCCCCGGTGACGTGGTGCTCGATCCGTTCCTGGGATCGGGCACGACCTCCGTCGTGGCGAAAAAGCTGGGGCGGCACTTCGTCGGCGTGGAGATTGACGCGGACTACTGCTGTTTGGCGGAAAAGCGCCTCGACCTCGCCGCGCAGAATCCCCGCATCCAGGGCTACGATGACGGCGTCTTCTGGGAGCGGAATGCGAAATAA
- the murI gene encoding glutamate racemase gives MASDITLLYDTRPIGVLDSGVGGLSVLREIRALLPHEHILYAADQGHVPYGPRSIEEVRTFTLGVARFLIEHKAKLVVVACNTASAAALYTLREAFPETPFVGMEPAVKPAARDTRTGRIGVIATEATFQGELYASVVGRFANGVQVETQACPEFVLLAEAGETSGDAAREAVRRRLAPLLAAGIDQLVLGCTHFPFLRAIIEAEVGPGVCVIDPGAAIARQVRRVLDGRGLLNGSDAPGGVTYTTSGDPAAFRRVLNALLGIDTRPDDVLALRWNGGLLGWAE, from the coding sequence ATGGCGAGCGACATCACCCTTCTCTACGATACCCGTCCGATCGGCGTGCTGGATTCGGGCGTGGGCGGGCTGTCCGTCCTGCGCGAGATCCGCGCGCTGCTGCCCCACGAGCATATTCTCTACGCCGCCGACCAGGGCCACGTGCCTTACGGTCCGCGCTCCATCGAGGAGGTGCGGACCTTTACGCTCGGCGTCGCGCGCTTTTTGATCGAGCACAAAGCCAAGCTGGTCGTCGTGGCATGCAACACCGCCAGTGCCGCCGCGCTCTACACTCTGCGCGAAGCCTTTCCTGAGACGCCGTTTGTGGGCATGGAACCCGCCGTCAAGCCCGCTGCACGCGACACGCGCACGGGACGCATCGGCGTGATCGCGACCGAGGCGACGTTCCAAGGCGAGCTATACGCCAGCGTCGTGGGGCGCTTCGCCAACGGCGTGCAGGTCGAGACGCAGGCGTGCCCGGAATTCGTGCTGCTGGCCGAGGCGGGCGAGACGTCCGGCGACGCCGCGCGCGAGGCTGTGCGCAGACGGTTGGCCCCGCTGTTGGCGGCGGGTATCGACCAGTTGGTGCTCGGCTGCACGCATTTCCCGTTTCTGCGCGCGATCATCGAAGCCGAAGTCGGGCCGGGCGTGTGCGTGATCGATCCCGGCGCGGCCATCGCGCGGCAGGTGCGGCGCGTGCTGGACGGGCGCGGCCTGCTCAACGGCAGCGACGCGCCCGGCGGCGTGACCTATACCACCTCCGGCGATCCGGCGGCCTTCCGGCGCGTGCTGAACGCGCTGCTGGGCATCGACACGCGCCCCGACGACGTGCTGGCGCTGCGCTGGAACGGCGGGCTTTTGGGCTGGGCGGAGTAG
- a CDS encoding NUDIX domain-containing protein — MDRLSEQVTASKTVFNGRLIDLHVDTVTLPNGEQAQREIVQHPGAVAMIPLLDDGRVVMVRQFRLAANKITLEIPAGTLHGGEDPAEAAARELQEEIGFRPGKLERLGGHYTAPGYTTEYIHLYLATGLQSSRLDLDEDEFLEIEMLPLDEALRRVDNGEFEDGKTMIGLMLAARRQAAGK; from the coding sequence ATGGATCGACTCAGCGAACAGGTGACGGCATCCAAGACGGTTTTCAACGGCAGATTGATCGACCTGCACGTGGACACGGTCACGCTGCCCAACGGCGAACAGGCCCAGCGCGAGATCGTGCAGCATCCCGGCGCGGTGGCGATGATCCCGCTGCTGGACGACGGGCGTGTGGTGATGGTCCGGCAGTTCCGGCTGGCGGCGAATAAGATCACGCTCGAAATTCCGGCGGGCACGCTGCACGGCGGCGAGGATCCGGCGGAGGCCGCCGCGCGCGAGCTTCAGGAGGAGATCGGGTTCAGGCCCGGCAAGCTGGAGCGGCTCGGCGGGCACTATACCGCGCCCGGCTACACGACCGAGTATATTCACCTCTACCTGGCGACCGGGCTGCAAAGCTCGCGCCTGGACCTGGACGAAGACGAGTTCCTGGAAATCGAGATGCTGCCGTTGGACGAAGCGCTGCGGCGTGTGGACAATGGTGAGTTCGAGGACGGTAAGACGATGATTGGCCTGATGCTGGCCGCACGGCGGCAGGCCGCCGGGAAGTAG
- a CDS encoding LysM peptidoglycan-binding domain-containing protein, translating to MRAHIRHAGWLVLALVGALALSACYRPAGQDTEPTAVGQISSAATSTLAPVVTEPPALTGAVTEELSEVEATEELVGSPTAEQITPPPSPLPAETEEVSAAALPDGQGGAGATQTQVVAMVPTSSPTPLPSPSPTPLPTQTPIIITATSMPSPTVTLDPALGIPAGASPVPFDRPFPTFTASPVQAAGQEGVPLAERATETLAVVDGQGGQADLTGETPVAVAQQPTLTTNQMTATSVVYGATARAAATLGTQLPPLDAQGGQTTTDQSGVAGQQVLPTATPTATAAPADCGQHLITPGETLSYIAQQYGVATQQMAQANNITNADLIKAGDTLIVPCAQAATTTTTTDTSGQGGQTTTTTGGPTVHVVQAGENIYRISLRYGITMSELLAANGMSAANMNLISVGQELVIPRTATTVVATAAPVVPTATPLPTLAPQGAPAG from the coding sequence ATGCGGGCACACATACGGCACGCGGGTTGGCTGGTTCTGGCCCTGGTCGGGGCGTTGGCCCTGTCGGCCTGCTACCGTCCAGCGGGTCAAGATACGGAACCGACCGCGGTGGGGCAGATCAGCAGCGCGGCAACGAGCACTCTGGCGCCCGTCGTGACGGAACCGCCAGCCCTCACCGGAGCCGTGACAGAAGAACTGAGCGAGGTCGAGGCAACCGAAGAACTGGTCGGCTCGCCTACAGCCGAGCAAATCACGCCGCCGCCGTCGCCGCTGCCTGCCGAAACCGAAGAGGTCAGCGCAGCAGCCCTGCCGGATGGCCAGGGCGGTGCGGGCGCAACGCAGACGCAGGTCGTGGCGATGGTGCCCACATCCTCCCCGACGCCGCTGCCTTCACCCTCGCCGACGCCGCTGCCGACGCAGACGCCGATCATCATCACCGCGACCTCGATGCCCAGCCCCACGGTGACGCTCGATCCCGCGTTGGGGATTCCGGCGGGGGCCAGCCCGGTCCCGTTTGACCGTCCGTTCCCAACCTTCACGGCGTCGCCGGTTCAGGCCGCCGGACAGGAGGGCGTGCCGCTGGCCGAGCGCGCGACTGAGACGCTGGCCGTGGTCGATGGTCAGGGGGGGCAGGCCGATCTGACCGGGGAAACCCCGGTCGCCGTGGCGCAGCAGCCCACGCTGACCACCAACCAGATGACCGCGACCTCCGTGGTATACGGGGCGACGGCCCGCGCCGCCGCGACGCTCGGCACGCAACTGCCGCCGCTCGACGCACAGGGCGGGCAGACCACGACGGATCAGTCCGGTGTGGCGGGCCAGCAGGTGCTCCCCACCGCGACGCCAACCGCTACGGCGGCCCCGGCGGACTGCGGCCAGCACCTGATCACCCCCGGCGAGACGCTGTCGTACATCGCGCAGCAGTACGGCGTTGCCACGCAGCAGATGGCGCAGGCGAATAACATCACCAATGCGGACCTGATCAAAGCGGGCGACACGCTGATCGTGCCGTGCGCGCAGGCCGCGACCACCACGACCACGACCGACACCAGCGGCCAGGGCGGGCAGACGACCACCACGACCGGCGGCCCGACCGTGCACGTGGTTCAGGCGGGCGAGAATATCTACCGCATTTCGCTCCGGTACGGCATCACCATGTCCGAGCTGCTGGCGGCCAATGGCATGTCCGCCGCCAACATGAACCTGATCAGCGTTGGGCAGGAGTTGGTGATCCCGCGCACCGCGACCACGGTCGTAGCGACGGCGGCGCCCGTCGTGCCAACCGCCACGCCGCTGCCGACCCTGGCACCCCAGGGCGCGCCAGCGGGGTAG
- a CDS encoding alpha/beta hydrolase gives MTMTLLRRKRAMRWLGGLFVLVIFGLYILFPVTMAVVAVFPHKDSVGAPPPGFEEVALEASDGVALAGWYAPPTNGAAIILVHGAGNSRESVRSYAEMLVDHGYGVLALDLRGHGESEGLSNRLGWQGTRDIEAAAAYLQAQPGVERIGGLGLSMGGEVLLGASADVPAMQAVVADGATRRSTEELTALPSERSLVRSFTARVMYATVEILTGQEPPDPPLLDAMQAATGTQYLLIAGGSNALEVKFNELFAETLGTRAALWVAPDASHTGAFSRYPDEYEARVIAFFDGALLGEVVS, from the coding sequence ATGACTATGACCTTACTGCGCCGCAAACGCGCCATGCGCTGGCTCGGAGGCCTGTTCGTGCTGGTGATCTTCGGGCTGTATATCCTGTTCCCCGTCACGATGGCGGTGGTCGCCGTCTTCCCGCACAAGGACTCGGTCGGCGCGCCGCCGCCCGGCTTCGAAGAGGTCGCGTTGGAAGCGAGCGACGGCGTGGCGCTGGCGGGTTGGTATGCACCGCCAACCAACGGCGCGGCGATCATCCTGGTACACGGTGCGGGCAACTCGCGCGAGAGCGTGCGCAGCTACGCGGAGATGCTGGTCGATCACGGCTACGGCGTGCTGGCGCTCGACCTGCGCGGGCACGGGGAGAGCGAGGGCCTCAGCAACCGGCTCGGCTGGCAAGGTACGCGCGACATCGAAGCGGCAGCGGCGTACTTGCAGGCGCAGCCGGGCGTCGAGCGCATCGGCGGGTTGGGCCTGTCGATGGGCGGCGAGGTGCTGCTGGGCGCGTCGGCGGACGTCCCGGCAATGCAGGCCGTCGTGGCGGACGGCGCGACCCGTCGCAGTACTGAGGAACTCACCGCGCTGCCGTCGGAGCGATCGCTGGTGCGCAGCTTCACCGCCCGTGTAATGTACGCCACCGTCGAGATCCTCACCGGGCAGGAGCCGCCCGATCCGCCGCTGCTGGACGCGATGCAGGCGGCCACCGGCACGCAGTACCTGCTGATCGCGGGCGGCAGCAACGCGCTGGAAGTCAAGTTCAACGAGCTGTTCGCGGAGACGCTCGGCACGCGCGCGGCGCTGTGGGTCGCGCCGGACGCCTCGCATACGGGCGCGTTCAGCCGCTACCCGGACGAGTACGAGGCGCGCGTGATCGCGTTCTTCGACGGCGCGCTGTTGGGTGAGGTTGTGTCGTAG
- a CDS encoding NAD(P)/FAD-dependent oxidoreductase, translating into MNNSHSYDVIVIGAGAAGLLAAGHAATNGAHTLLLEKMHHPGRKIQITGKGRCNVTNTAPLPEFIGHFGANGRFLRHAFNTYFSQDLIEQLDALGVPTVTEHGGRVFPASGEAEHIVEGLVRWMQDADVTIEPFAPAERLLVEDGRISGVQVAAVSPGRTRTGAPHAFPIRSYHAPSAIVTTGGASYTATGSTGDGYRLAQAVGHTVVPIRPALIPLETAGDVAARLQGLSLKNVMVTLWADGKKQGEAFGEMLFTHFGVSGPLILTLSGQAVDALIARQKVQLTIDLKPALDEAKLDERLLRDLDTHGKQQFDTLLKELLPRKLIPVCADHVGIPADKLAHQITAKERRKLRLWLKGFRLDVTRYRPLNEAIVTAGGVALNEVDPRTMQSKLVPGLYFAGEVLDLNADTGGYNLQAAFSTGALAGMSAAKGG; encoded by the coding sequence TCCCACTCGTATGACGTCATCGTGATCGGCGCGGGCGCGGCAGGCCTGCTGGCCGCCGGACACGCCGCCACGAACGGCGCGCACACCCTGCTGCTGGAAAAGATGCACCATCCTGGGCGCAAGATCCAGATCACCGGCAAGGGGCGCTGCAACGTGACCAACACCGCGCCGCTGCCCGAGTTCATCGGGCATTTCGGCGCGAACGGGCGTTTTTTGCGCCACGCCTTCAATACGTACTTTTCGCAGGATTTGATCGAGCAGCTGGACGCGCTGGGCGTGCCGACCGTCACCGAGCACGGCGGGCGCGTCTTCCCCGCGTCGGGCGAGGCGGAGCACATCGTCGAGGGGCTGGTGCGCTGGATGCAGGACGCGGACGTGACCATCGAGCCGTTCGCGCCCGCCGAACGGCTGCTGGTCGAGGATGGGCGCATCAGCGGTGTGCAGGTCGCGGCGGTCTCGCCGGGCCGGACGCGGACCGGCGCGCCGCACGCCTTCCCGATCCGCAGCTACCACGCCCCGTCCGCCATCGTGACGACCGGCGGCGCGTCCTATACGGCGACCGGCTCCACAGGCGACGGCTACCGGCTGGCCCAGGCGGTGGGTCACACGGTCGTGCCGATCCGGCCCGCGCTGATCCCGCTCGAAACGGCGGGCGACGTCGCGGCGCGGCTGCAAGGGCTGAGCCTGAAAAACGTCATGGTAACGCTGTGGGCGGACGGCAAAAAGCAGGGCGAGGCGTTCGGGGAGATGCTGTTCACGCACTTTGGCGTGTCCGGCCCGCTGATCCTCACGCTGAGCGGGCAGGCGGTCGATGCGCTGATCGCGCGGCAGAAAGTGCAGCTCACCATCGACCTCAAGCCCGCGCTGGACGAGGCCAAGCTCGACGAGCGCCTGCTGCGCGACCTGGATACGCACGGCAAGCAGCAGTTTGACACGCTGCTCAAGGAGCTGCTGCCGCGCAAGCTGATCCCGGTCTGCGCCGATCACGTGGGCATTCCCGCCGACAAACTCGCGCACCAGATCACCGCGAAGGAGCGGCGCAAGCTGCGGCTGTGGCTGAAGGGCTTCCGGCTGGACGTGACGCGCTACCGCCCACTGAACGAGGCGATTGTCACCGCGGGGGGCGTCGCGCTGAACGAGGTCGATCCGCGCACGATGCAGTCGAAGCTCGTGCCGGGACTGTATTTCGCGGGCGAGGTGCTGGACCTCAATGCCGACACGGGCGGCTATAACTTGCAGGCGGCGTTCTCGACGGGCGCGCTGGCGGGCATGTCGGCGGCAAAGGGAGGCTAG
- a CDS encoding alpha/beta fold hydrolase yields MKVELNGTLLEVTEQGSGEIALFVHGSNSDYRTWHNQQAAFASQFRAVVYSRRYHYPNATIPDEADYAMADHLDDLHALIRWLGDDPVHLIGHSYGAFLGLLLAMYEPSRLRSLVLGEPPVFTLFISIPPKPQTLLKLFATRPRTAAAIIRFAATGLNPATAAAKRGGRETMLRSFGSAVLGPDTFNNLSEERLEQARINLFKAELLGSGFLPLDADAISRIQTPALLINGANSPALFNRFNDRLAALLPHAERVTIPAASHISHEDNPSAYNAAVLAFLEQHRAAPD; encoded by the coding sequence ATGAAGGTGGAACTTAACGGCACACTGTTGGAGGTGACAGAACAAGGTAGCGGCGAAATCGCGCTCTTCGTGCACGGATCAAACAGCGACTACCGTACGTGGCACAACCAGCAGGCAGCCTTTGCGTCACAGTTTCGGGCCGTGGTCTACAGCCGGCGTTACCATTACCCCAACGCCACGATCCCCGACGAGGCCGATTACGCGATGGCCGATCATCTCGACGACCTGCACGCGCTAATCCGGTGGTTGGGAGATGACCCGGTGCACCTGATCGGGCATTCGTATGGCGCGTTCCTGGGGCTGCTGCTGGCGATGTACGAGCCATCGCGGCTCCGGTCACTCGTGCTGGGCGAACCACCGGTTTTCACGTTGTTCATCTCTATTCCGCCCAAGCCCCAAACCTTGCTGAAATTATTCGCGACCCGGCCTCGTACCGCCGCTGCTATTATTCGCTTCGCGGCAACCGGACTGAATCCGGCCACGGCAGCGGCCAAGCGCGGCGGCCGGGAGACCATGCTGCGCAGTTTTGGCAGCGCGGTGCTTGGCCCGGACACCTTCAACAATCTGTCCGAAGAACGCCTGGAGCAGGCACGGATAAACCTGTTCAAAGCGGAACTGCTTGGTTCGGGCTTTCTGCCGCTCGATGCGGACGCGATCAGCCGCATTCAGACACCCGCCCTGCTGATCAACGGCGCGAATAGCCCGGCGCTGTTTAACCGATTCAATGATCGGCTGGCGGCGCTGCTGCCGCACGCCGAGCGCGTTACCATTCCAGCGGCATCGCATATCTCCCACGAAGACAATCCGTCCGCCTATAACGCCGCCGTGCTCGCGTTCTTGGAACAACACCGCGCAGCGCCGGATTGA
- a CDS encoding serine/threonine-protein kinase, translated as MSTDPLLARTLGNYEIVSRLGRGGMATVYRAHQSNMQRDVAIKVMSVELASNPQFVSRFEQEAHVIAHLEHPRILPVHDYGHDGDYFYIVMRLVEGETLFDRLQRGRLSLNEAARFTRQIAEALDYAHSRGIVHRDLKPNNVLIDAWDNSYLMDFGLAKLIASSQQLTASGAVLGTPAYMSPEQWRGGEVDARTDVYALGVMLYEMVLGQPPFDSETPYSLMYKHLNDLPTPPREILPGLPSGVEACLMKALEKDPDKRYQTAGDLGRAFREAVHTSEAEGYETTSAHEGEPPEVSPRYSGAEAARRSALDPAGTAAGSGEPEHGPASQELEVVPAPANISPPQHMIEGVPPIPVPGRTGVNVPESSYGRGWDRRRSRGWDRRSRDRNESPLPFEIPEDVPPQVRSAIMWAAERAQQVSIPGFVEPSRELAPVDSVALPPDSNEWPMPQNALAFEQMADGLAPGEPLIGALYMRGTADWRNWRRMFFLGLVLTVLGSIFSGMFNLWLFHLLGTLAWIYLVIQGIRTWRGKTGHYLVGFTPQHMMFLPLTPGFTPVYHDVESAPWNAINRLSMTREYLWLESSGVDAVSFLGWIPAHGVSGLDRQRKWLFGSPIHRLLRERGYTIKS; from the coding sequence ATGAGCACCGATCCGCTGCTCGCGCGGACCCTGGGAAACTACGAGATTGTGAGCCGCCTCGGACGGGGCGGAATGGCAACCGTGTACCGGGCGCACCAATCGAATATGCAGCGCGACGTGGCGATCAAGGTCATGAGCGTCGAATTGGCGTCGAACCCGCAGTTCGTCAGCCGCTTCGAGCAGGAAGCCCACGTCATCGCCCATCTGGAACACCCGCGCATTTTGCCTGTGCACGATTACGGCCACGATGGCGATTACTTCTACATCGTGATGCGGTTGGTCGAGGGCGAAACGCTGTTCGACCGGCTCCAGCGCGGGCGCCTGTCCTTGAACGAGGCAGCGCGCTTCACCCGGCAGATCGCGGAAGCGCTCGACTACGCGCACTCGCGCGGCATCGTGCACCGCGACCTCAAGCCCAACAACGTGCTGATCGACGCGTGGGACAACAGCTACCTGATGGACTTCGGGCTGGCGAAGCTGATCGCGTCCTCGCAGCAGCTTACCGCCTCCGGCGCGGTGCTCGGCACGCCCGCGTATATGTCGCCGGAGCAGTGGCGCGGCGGCGAGGTAGATGCGCGCACGGACGTCTACGCGCTGGGCGTGATGCTGTACGAGATGGTGCTCGGCCAGCCGCCGTTCGATTCCGAAACCCCCTACAGCCTGATGTACAAGCACCTCAACGACCTGCCCACGCCGCCGCGCGAGATCCTGCCGGGGCTGCCGTCGGGCGTCGAAGCGTGCCTGATGAAAGCGCTCGAAAAAGACCCGGACAAGCGCTACCAGACAGCGGGCGACCTGGGACGCGCGTTCCGTGAGGCGGTGCACACGAGCGAAGCGGAAGGCTACGAAACCACCAGCGCCCACGAAGGCGAGCCGCCGGAAGTCAGCCCGCGCTATTCGGGTGCAGAAGCTGCGCGGCGCTCGGCGCTCGATCCGGCTGGCACTGCCGCCGGGTCGGGGGAGCCGGAGCATGGTCCGGCCTCGCAGGAGCTGGAGGTCGTGCCCGCCCCGGCCAACATCAGCCCGCCGCAGCACATGATCGAAGGCGTGCCGCCGATCCCCGTGCCGGGCCGGACAGGCGTCAACGTGCCGGAGTCGTCGTACGGACGGGGTTGGGATCGCCGCCGGAGCCGGGGTTGGGACCGGCGCAGCCGCGATCGGAATGAGTCGCCACTGCCGTTCGAGATCCCCGAAGACGTGCCGCCGCAGGTGCGCAGTGCGATCATGTGGGCGGCAGAGCGGGCGCAGCAGGTCAGCATCCCCGGCTTCGTCGAGCCGTCGCGCGAGCTGGCCCCGGTGGACAGCGTCGCGCTCCCGCCGGACTCGAACGAGTGGCCCATGCCACAAAACGCGCTGGCCTTCGAGCAGATGGCGGACGGGTTGGCCCCCGGCGAGCCGCTGATCGGCGCGCTGTACATGCGCGGCACGGCGGACTGGCGCAACTGGCGGCGTATGTTCTTCCTGGGCCTGGTGCTGACCGTGCTCGGCAGCATTTTCAGCGGCATGTTCAACCTGTGGCTGTTCCACTTGCTCGGCACGTTGGCGTGGATCTATCTGGTGATCCAGGGCATCCGCACGTGGCGCGGCAAAACCGGGCACTATCTGGTCGGGTTCACGCCGCAGCACATGATGTTCCTGCCCCTGACGCCCGGCTTCACGCCGGTCTATCATGACGTGGAGTCCGCGCCGTGGAACGCGATCAACCGTCTGAGCATGACGCGCGAATACCTCTGGCTGGAATCGTCCGGCGTGGATGCCGTCAGCTTTTTGGGCTGGATTCCGGCGCACGGCGTCTCTGGGCTGGACCGGCAGCGCAAATGGCTGTTTGGCAGCCCAATCCACCGCTTGCTGCGTGAGCGCGGCTATACGATCAAATCCTAG
- a CDS encoding Zn-ribbon domain-containing OB-fold protein has product MADRMSTPDTQANSAYRQQVQQQLGFWEQFRHAQPFEHEGDVEVFPLSGHGTVYSFTTVTQPPEAFEAQAPYLLAWVQLDEGPLVTAQLTDVDGPVEIGMRVEMVIRKLRTDGDRGIIVYGPKFRPELRAATA; this is encoded by the coding sequence ATGGCTGACCGGATGAGCACGCCTGACACGCAAGCAAACAGCGCCTACCGCCAGCAGGTCCAGCAGCAGCTTGGCTTCTGGGAGCAGTTCCGGCACGCCCAGCCGTTCGAACACGAGGGCGACGTCGAGGTATTCCCGCTGTCCGGCCACGGCACGGTGTACAGTTTCACGACCGTGACCCAGCCGCCCGAAGCCTTCGAGGCGCAGGCGCCCTATCTGCTGGCGTGGGTGCAGCTCGACGAGGGGCCGCTGGTAACGGCGCAGCTCACCGACGTGGACGGCCCGGTCGAGATCGGGATGCGCGTCGAGATGGTGATCCGCAAGCTGCGCACCGACGGCGACCGGGGCATTATCGTCTACGGGCCAAAGTTCCGGCCCGAACTGCGCGCAGCTACCGCCTGA